The Candidatus Edwardsbacteria bacterium genome has a segment encoding these proteins:
- a CDS encoding aromatic amino acid ammonia-lyase has product MSIILNGSGLTIEKMVRIARHNEKVELAPEALERIKKCRAMLEKKIEAHEIMYGVNTGIGEFSEVVLNDDQVRDFQKYLIYNHAAGIGDPAPIEYVRGAMAGRINVHAHGNSGIRPEITLTLVEMLNKGVTPYVCQKGSVGACGDLAPMSQIALLLLGEGQAYYQGQLLPGKEAMDQAGIKIPGLQARDGLGTINGSNVLTAMSAIFLYDANRWLKQAEIAAAMSLEALKANMKPYIAKLHEARGFKGAVRSAAAIRKMVADGDLNEGRVKCKVQDAYSMRSTPQVIGAAHDALAYARSQVEIELNGVGDNPIFFPEENLQLSGANFQGSPVGVPMDMAGYCITMVSALSERRMNRLNNPALSVGLPAFLTKSGGMFSGLMLSQYTADTLIVEQKILSTPASIQSIPAAADQEDFVSMGMNTAIKNFQILDNAYGILGIEMMAAAQALDLRDYKFGTGTAKAKEIVRKQVDFLEIDRPLYKDHTAMKELVRSGEVLEEVEKAVGSLE; this is encoded by the coding sequence ATGTCCATCATACTCAACGGTTCCGGTTTGACCATCGAAAAAATGGTCAGGATCGCCCGGCACAACGAAAAGGTGGAGCTGGCCCCCGAGGCCCTGGAACGGATCAAGAAATGCCGGGCCATGCTGGAGAAGAAGATCGAAGCCCATGAGATCATGTACGGAGTCAACACCGGGATCGGAGAATTCTCCGAAGTAGTTTTAAACGACGACCAGGTCAGGGATTTCCAAAAGTACCTGATATACAATCACGCCGCCGGGATCGGCGATCCGGCTCCCATCGAATATGTTCGCGGCGCCATGGCCGGGCGGATCAACGTCCACGCCCACGGCAACTCCGGCATCCGCCCCGAGATCACTCTGACCTTGGTGGAGATGCTGAACAAGGGGGTCACGCCTTATGTCTGCCAGAAGGGTTCGGTCGGTGCCTGCGGCGACCTGGCGCCCATGTCCCAGATAGCCCTGCTTCTTTTGGGAGAGGGCCAGGCCTATTACCAGGGACAGCTGTTGCCGGGCAAAGAGGCCATGGACCAGGCCGGCATCAAGATCCCCGGCCTGCAGGCCCGGGACGGGCTGGGCACCATCAACGGCTCCAACGTGCTGACCGCCATGAGCGCCATCTTCCTGTATGACGCCAACCGCTGGCTTAAGCAGGCCGAGATCGCGGCCGCCATGTCGCTGGAGGCCCTGAAAGCCAACATGAAGCCGTACATCGCAAAACTGCACGAGGCCCGGGGCTTCAAGGGTGCGGTGCGCAGCGCGGCGGCCATCCGCAAGATGGTGGCCGACGGCGACCTCAACGAGGGCCGGGTCAAGTGCAAGGTCCAGGACGCCTATTCCATGCGCTCCACCCCCCAGGTGATCGGGGCGGCCCACGATGCCTTGGCCTACGCCCGGTCCCAGGTGGAGATCGAACTGAACGGGGTGGGGGACAATCCCATCTTCTTCCCGGAGGAGAACCTCCAACTGTCCGGGGCCAATTTCCAGGGTTCGCCGGTGGGGGTGCCGATGGACATGGCCGGATACTGCATCACCATGGTCAGCGCCCTGTCCGAGCGCCGGATGAACCGGCTCAACAACCCGGCCCTCAGCGTGGGACTGCCGGCATTTTTGACCAAAAGCGGAGGAATGTTCTCCGGACTGATGCTTTCCCAGTACACCGCCGACACCCTGATAGTGGAGCAGAAGATCCTTTCCACCCCGGCCTCGATCCAGTCCATCCCGGCGGCGGCCGACCAGGAGGATTTCGTCTCCATGGGCATGAACACCGCCATCAAGAATTTCCAGATACTGGACAACGCCTATGGCATATTGGGCATCGAAATGATGGCCGCCGCCCAGGCCCTGGATCTGCGCGACTACAAGTTCGGAACCGGCACCGCCAAGGCCAAAGAGATCGTCCGCAAACAGGTGGATTTCCTGGAGATCGACCGGCCGCTATACAAGGACCACACCGCCATGAAGGAGCTGGTCAGGTCGGGAGAAGTGCTGGAGGAAGTGGAGAAGGCCGTGGGGAGCCTGGAATAA
- a CDS encoding M48 family metallopeptidase has protein sequence MILIIGILVFGYLVSSLLSGLNLAHLNASIQRGLPPEVSDLFDATKVAQIAEYTGAKTRLGYGSEFVSTAVVIILFAAGIVPQITLWADALAVAPLLQGLAVMLILMLIGYLTGLPASLYSDFKLEKKYGFSTITIKTWLGDQVKSLLVSGVLMGLLFSGFYLFINWLGNWWWLAAWGLVVAFTFLMIFLSPVVLMPLFNKFVPLEDEELKNNILDMAKKADFPLAGVFQMDASKRSTHDNAFFTGMGNTRRIVFYDTMVKSYSHQELLSVMGHEIGHWKEKHVFKLILTVSVFSGILLFLASRILVHPWIYNAIGLGDLFERIGFNGALVGVALYVAAILFEPLNLLLSPIMNWLSRRYEYQSDAYSLKLNPSAADMKGALIKLSQKNLSNLFPHPLYVIFHYSHPPLLARLKAIDEITRKGNS, from the coding sequence ATGATTTTAATAATCGGCATCCTGGTCTTCGGCTACCTGGTCTCCAGCCTGCTGTCCGGGTTGAACCTGGCGCACCTCAACGCCAGCATCCAGAGGGGCCTGCCACCGGAGGTCTCGGATCTGTTTGATGCCACAAAGGTGGCTCAGATCGCCGAGTATACCGGGGCCAAGACCAGGCTGGGATACGGGAGCGAGTTCGTGTCAACCGCGGTGGTGATAATTCTGTTTGCCGCCGGGATAGTACCGCAGATAACGCTATGGGCCGATGCGCTGGCAGTCGCCCCGCTGCTGCAGGGCCTGGCGGTAATGCTTATTTTGATGCTGATCGGCTACCTTACAGGCCTGCCAGCCTCGCTCTATTCCGATTTTAAGTTGGAAAAGAAATACGGGTTTTCCACCATCACCATCAAGACCTGGCTGGGGGATCAGGTAAAGAGTTTGCTGGTCTCGGGCGTTTTGATGGGCCTGCTGTTCTCCGGTTTCTACCTTTTCATCAACTGGCTGGGAAACTGGTGGTGGCTGGCGGCCTGGGGACTGGTGGTGGCATTCACTTTCCTCATGATATTCCTGTCGCCGGTGGTTTTGATGCCGCTGTTCAACAAGTTCGTGCCGCTGGAGGACGAGGAGCTTAAGAACAATATACTCGACATGGCAAAGAAAGCCGATTTCCCCCTGGCCGGGGTCTTCCAGATGGACGCCTCCAAGCGCAGCACCCATGACAACGCCTTTTTCACCGGAATGGGGAATACCCGGCGGATAGTGTTTTATGATACCATGGTAAAAAGCTACAGCCACCAGGAACTCTTGTCGGTGATGGGCCACGAGATCGGGCACTGGAAAGAGAAGCACGTTTTCAAGCTGATATTAACCGTATCGGTTTTCTCCGGCATCTTGCTGTTCTTGGCATCGCGGATACTGGTTCATCCCTGGATATACAACGCCATCGGCCTGGGGGATCTTTTCGAAAGGATAGGCTTCAACGGGGCCCTGGTCGGGGTGGCATTGTATGTGGCGGCCATATTGTTCGAGCCGCTGAATCTTCTGCTATCGCCGATCATGAACTGGCTGTCCCGCAGATATGAGTACCAATCCGATGCCTATTCACTGAAACTGAACCCCTCAGCGGCGGATATGAAGGGGGCATTGATAAAATTAAGCCAGAAGAACCTGAGCAATCTGTTCCCGCACCCGTTATATGTGATCTTCCACTATTCCCACCCGCCGCTGCTGGCCAGGCTGAAGGCCATAGACGAAATAACACGT
- the hutH gene encoding histidine ammonia-lyase: MKQRLVLAGNSLKPEILEKIALEPAVISLSPQALARINSGRRVVEKIIKENRTVYGITTGFGKFAEVRISLEEIDKLQENLIRSHATGVGRLFQPYQVRAVMLLQANQLAKGASGVRPVVVQQLLGLLNNDIIPLVPQQGSVGASGDLSPMAHIGLVLIGRGRAFYMGRIVSGAEALKKAGMRPLVLKAKEGLAITNGTEVMTAVGILNLLEAVKLCKISDIAGAMSLEALRGTDKAFDPRIHALRPHRGQQESAENLRRLLAGSQIRKSHKDCQKVQDPYSLRCMPQVHGATKTALMHVRQVLETEINSVTDNPLVFVKEHEVLSGGNFHGQPVALAMDYLGIAAAELADISERRLARLLDASLSGLPGFLTQQGGLNSGLMIIQNTAASLVSENKVLAHPSSVDSIPTSANQEDHVSMGTIGARKAGQICDNVRYVLACELLAAAQGLEFLKPLKPGKGVGAAYAAVRSAVKAFKHDREFHLDIEAINDMILDRSLLEAVEKSIGKLK; encoded by the coding sequence ATGAAACAAAGACTTGTCCTTGCCGGCAATAGCCTGAAGCCGGAAATACTGGAGAAGATTGCCTTGGAGCCGGCGGTCATTTCATTGTCTCCGCAGGCGCTGGCCCGTATCAATTCCGGACGCAGGGTGGTGGAGAAGATCATCAAGGAGAACCGGACGGTATACGGCATCACCACCGGGTTCGGCAAGTTCGCCGAGGTCAGGATCTCATTGGAAGAGATAGACAAGCTCCAGGAGAACCTTATCAGGAGCCACGCCACCGGGGTAGGGCGGCTGTTCCAGCCTTATCAGGTTCGGGCCGTCATGCTGCTGCAGGCCAACCAGCTGGCCAAGGGGGCTTCCGGCGTACGGCCGGTGGTGGTCCAGCAGCTATTGGGGCTTTTGAACAACGACATCATCCCGCTGGTCCCGCAGCAGGGTTCGGTGGGGGCCTCGGGGGACCTTTCCCCCATGGCCCATATCGGGCTGGTGCTGATCGGCCGGGGGCGGGCCTTTTATATGGGCCGGATAGTCAGCGGCGCCGAGGCCCTGAAAAAGGCCGGAATGAGACCGCTGGTGCTCAAAGCCAAGGAGGGCCTGGCCATCACCAACGGCACCGAGGTGATGACCGCGGTGGGCATACTGAACCTGCTGGAGGCCGTAAAACTCTGCAAAATATCCGATATCGCCGGGGCCATGTCTTTGGAGGCCCTGCGGGGCACCGACAAGGCCTTTGACCCCCGGATCCATGCCTTGCGGCCGCACCGCGGGCAGCAGGAATCTGCCGAGAACCTCAGGAGGCTTCTGGCCGGCAGTCAGATAAGAAAGTCCCATAAGGATTGTCAAAAGGTGCAGGATCCCTACTCCCTGCGCTGCATGCCCCAGGTGCACGGGGCCACCAAGACCGCTTTGATGCATGTCCGCCAGGTGCTGGAAACGGAGATCAACTCGGTCACCGACAATCCACTGGTATTTGTGAAAGAGCACGAAGTGCTCTCGGGCGGGAATTTCCACGGGCAGCCGGTGGCCCTGGCCATGGATTACCTGGGCATCGCTGCGGCCGAACTGGCCGACATCTCCGAGCGCCGTCTGGCCAGGCTTTTGGACGCTTCGCTGTCCGGCCTGCCGGGCTTTTTGACCCAGCAGGGCGGCTTGAATTCCGGGCTGATGATAATCCAGAACACCGCCGCCTCTCTGGTCTCCGAGAACAAGGTCCTGGCCCATCCCTCCTCGGTGGACTCCATCCCCACCTCGGCCAACCAGGAGGACCATGTCTCCATGGGCACCATCGGAGCCCGCAAGGCCGGGCAGATCTGCGACAACGTGCGCTATGTGCTGGCCTGCGAACTGCTGGCCGCCGCCCAGGGCCTGGAGTTCCTCAAACCGCTGAAACCGGGTAAGGGGGTGGGGGCGGCCTATGCGGCCGTTCGTTCAGCAGTGAAAGCGTTCAAGCATGACCGGGAGTTTCACCTGGACATTGAAGCGATCAATGACATGATCCTGGACCGGTCGTTATTGGAAGCGGTGGAGAAGAGCATAGGAAAACTCAAATAA